The proteins below are encoded in one region of Tomitella fengzijianii:
- a CDS encoding enoyl-CoA hydratase family protein, with amino-acid sequence MTRTSPFRASAPITQDWRHFDFRVDDGVGTVTFTRPEKYNPLTFDSYADLRDLLHELPYRDDVRVLVIRGEGKAFCAGGDVNEIIGELIRMDAKDLMAFTKMTGDVIRAMRECPIPIISGIQGIAAGAGSVIALASDFRVVAESGKFAFLFTKVGLSGGDMGAAYLLPRVVGAGRATELLMLGDTINSTTAERYGLVSKLVPTPDLDDEVAALARRLADGPTLAYQQTKTLITRELDMPIGSAMELDAMTQALLMTTHDHSEFHASFNAKRPPQWAGR; translated from the coding sequence ATGACCAGGACCAGCCCCTTCCGCGCCTCGGCGCCGATCACCCAGGACTGGCGGCACTTCGACTTCCGGGTCGACGACGGCGTCGGCACCGTCACGTTCACCCGGCCCGAGAAGTACAACCCGCTCACCTTCGACAGCTACGCGGACCTGCGCGACCTGCTGCACGAGCTGCCCTACCGCGACGACGTCCGGGTGCTGGTGATCCGCGGCGAGGGCAAGGCGTTCTGCGCCGGCGGCGACGTCAACGAGATCATCGGCGAGCTGATCCGGATGGACGCCAAGGACCTCATGGCGTTCACCAAGATGACCGGCGACGTCATCCGGGCGATGCGCGAGTGCCCGATCCCGATCATCTCCGGCATCCAGGGGATCGCGGCCGGGGCCGGGTCGGTCATCGCGCTGGCCTCCGACTTCCGCGTGGTGGCGGAGTCCGGCAAGTTCGCGTTCCTGTTCACCAAGGTGGGGCTGTCCGGCGGCGACATGGGGGCGGCCTACCTGCTGCCGCGGGTGGTCGGCGCGGGGCGGGCCACGGAACTGCTCATGCTCGGCGACACCATCAACTCCACGACGGCGGAGCGCTACGGGCTGGTGAGCAAGCTGGTGCCCACCCCCGACCTCGACGACGAGGTGGCGGCGCTGGCCCGCCGCCTGGCCGACGGCCCGACGCTCGCGTACCAGCAGACCAAGACGCTGATCACCCGCGAGCTGGACATGCCCATCGGCAGCGCGATGGAGCTCGACGCCATGACGCAGGCGCTGCTCATGACCACCCACGACCACTCGGAGTTCCACGCGTCCTTCAACGCCAAGCGCCCGCCGCAGTGGGCGGGCCGGTGA
- a CDS encoding SDR family NAD(P)-dependent oxidoreductase, translating to MTAPRVCVVTGAGRGIGRAAALALLADGHRVVAVARGAESLAALAADAAAAPGAVPDAAERVLAVPADVTVAADVDRIFAAAEEQWGPVEVLVAAAGTGSAARLDETSDALWESALALNLTAPFRCMRRALPGMRAAGWGRIVVVGSVVSKRGEPLVAAYTASKHGVLGLVRSAAAELARTGITVNAVCPGYVDTPMTAQTIADIGERSGRTPDEARAVLAGRQPIGRLIDPEEVADAVRFCIGSGAMTGQGLNIDGGAVQS from the coding sequence GTGACCGCGCCCCGCGTCTGCGTCGTCACCGGCGCCGGGCGCGGCATCGGCAGGGCGGCGGCGCTGGCGCTGCTGGCCGACGGGCATCGCGTCGTCGCAGTGGCCCGGGGAGCGGAGTCGCTCGCCGCGCTGGCCGCCGACGCCGCCGCGGCACCGGGCGCCGTGCCGGACGCCGCCGAGCGGGTGCTCGCCGTGCCCGCCGACGTCACCGTCGCCGCCGACGTGGACCGGATCTTCGCCGCCGCCGAAGAGCAATGGGGCCCCGTGGAAGTGCTCGTCGCCGCCGCCGGCACCGGCAGCGCGGCACGGCTGGACGAGACGTCCGACGCGCTGTGGGAGTCGGCCCTCGCGCTGAACCTCACGGCGCCGTTCCGATGCATGCGGCGCGCGTTGCCGGGCATGCGCGCCGCCGGCTGGGGCCGGATCGTGGTGGTCGGCTCGGTGGTGTCCAAGCGCGGCGAACCGCTGGTCGCCGCCTACACGGCCAGCAAGCACGGGGTGCTGGGGCTGGTGCGCTCGGCCGCGGCAGAGCTGGCGCGCACCGGGATCACCGTCAACGCGGTGTGCCCGGGATACGTGGACACCCCCATGACCGCGCAGACGATCGCCGACATCGGCGAGCGCAGCGGCCGCACGCCCGACGAGGCGCGCGCCGTGCTGGCCGGCCGCCAGCCGATCGGCAGGCTGATCGACCCGGAGGAGGTCGCCGACGCTGTCCGCTTCTGCATCGGCAGCGGCGCGATGACCGGCCAGGGGCTCAACATCGACGGAGGAGCAGTGCAATCATGA
- a CDS encoding acyl-CoA dehydrogenase family protein: MNQFALTEEQNALVDRVRRIAEEELAALSESGTPGRINRPLIKALGAHGLLSTLFGGEDAGRKAAAMDLCLLRETLAAVNTEAETALALQGLGSYPFLLFGSDDVVARWRPQVAAGDAVAAFALSEAGAGSDAGALELRAEPDGDGWTLHGEKCWISNGPEADVYSVFARTTEGARARGITAFVVPGDSPGLSGESLDMISPHPIGRVVFDGVRVGQADVLGEVDRGFTVAMRTLDLFRPSVGAFALGMAQAALDEAVAHTTTRSAFGGVLADQQAVSHKLADMALRLEASRLLVYSAASAYDAGAPAAEITRRSAMAKLDATETAQFVVDAAVQLVGARALQRGHLLEHLYRDVRAPRIYEGASEVQRTIIGRSLTRPAR; encoded by the coding sequence ATGAACCAGTTCGCCCTCACCGAGGAGCAGAACGCCCTCGTGGACCGCGTGCGCCGCATCGCGGAGGAGGAGCTCGCCGCGCTGTCGGAGTCGGGCACGCCCGGGCGGATCAACCGCCCGCTGATCAAGGCGCTGGGCGCCCACGGCCTGCTGTCCACCCTCTTCGGCGGCGAGGACGCCGGACGCAAGGCGGCCGCCATGGACCTGTGCCTGCTGCGCGAGACGCTGGCCGCGGTGAACACCGAGGCGGAGACCGCGCTGGCGCTGCAGGGGCTCGGCAGCTACCCGTTCCTCCTGTTCGGCAGCGACGACGTCGTCGCCCGGTGGCGCCCGCAGGTGGCCGCCGGCGACGCCGTCGCCGCGTTCGCGCTGTCCGAGGCCGGCGCCGGGTCGGACGCCGGTGCGCTGGAGCTGCGCGCCGAGCCGGACGGCGACGGCTGGACCCTGCACGGCGAGAAGTGCTGGATCTCGAACGGCCCGGAGGCCGACGTCTACTCGGTCTTCGCACGCACCACGGAAGGCGCACGCGCACGCGGCATCACGGCCTTCGTGGTCCCCGGCGACAGCCCGGGGCTCAGCGGGGAGAGCCTCGACATGATCTCGCCGCACCCGATCGGCCGCGTCGTCTTCGACGGCGTCCGCGTCGGCCAGGCGGACGTGCTGGGCGAGGTGGATCGCGGCTTCACCGTCGCGATGCGCACGCTCGACCTGTTCCGGCCGAGCGTCGGCGCGTTCGCCCTCGGCATGGCGCAGGCCGCGCTCGACGAGGCCGTCGCGCACACCACCACGCGCTCGGCGTTCGGCGGGGTGCTGGCCGATCAGCAGGCGGTGTCGCACAAGCTCGCCGACATGGCGCTGCGGCTGGAGGCGAGCCGGCTGCTCGTGTATTCGGCGGCCTCCGCGTACGACGCGGGCGCGCCCGCCGCGGAGATCACCCGGCGCTCGGCGATGGCCAAGCTCGACGCCACCGAGACGGCCCAGTTCGTGGTCGACGCCGCCGTGCAGCTGGTGGGGGCGCGGGCGCTGCAGCGCGGCCACCTACTCGAACACCTCTACCGCGACGTGCGCGCGCCCCGGATCTACGAGGGCGCCTCCGAGGTGCAGCGCACGATCATCGGGCGCTCGTTGACCCGCCCGGCACGCTGA
- a CDS encoding bifunctional salicylyl-CoA 5-hydroxylase/oxidoreductase — MRIAIAGGGPGGLYFAALVRQLNPHHEITVWERNAPDDTFGFGVVFSDETLGGIEDADPEIYRRMSEQFAQWDDIDVHFRDATFTSGGQGFAAMSRKELIRILQRRCADLGVDVRYRTEAPDVDELSAGYDLVIASDGLNSAVRGRYAGEFGTELDARDCKYMWLGTDRVFEAFKFYIRETPHGVMQIHGYPYGADGSTFIIEMHDEVWRRAGFGDVAATGLRPGESDLASVEYVTELFSDVLEGHKVLTNNSKWTSFTTVRNRTWRHGNIVLLGDAAHTAHFSIGSGTKLAMEDALALAACLSEHDDLDDALCYYEDERRPVVESTQRAAQASLEWFENIADYTHQDPTQFAFNILTRSRRITHDNLRLRDAEFVEDLDAWYAADQHRAGHCDAVRQAPPMFQPYRLGGLELRNRVSVSSMDMYKAHDGVPNDFHLAHLGSKAMGGPGLVMTEMICTSAQGRITPGCTGLYTADQEREWKRIVDFVHAESAAKIGAQIGHSGRKGSTKLMWEGIDQPLPEGNWEVIAPSPLPYAGANQTPREMDEADMQRVVDEFAAAAQAADRAGFDLLELHLAHGYLLSSFLSPLTNQRTDSYGGALENRLRFPLRVVDAVRAAWPAGKPLSARISATDWAEGGNGIDEAVAVSEALAHHGVEMINVSTGQVVSTEEPAFGRSYQTPFADHIRNVVGRKHGTAIVAVGAISSWDDVNSVLLAGRADIVAIGRPHLYDPHWTLHAAAEQDYAGPGAEWVDPFKAGSRRPPAGRADRDRPRLELIREGDAGTRHRRWRP, encoded by the coding sequence ATGCGGATCGCGATCGCAGGCGGAGGACCCGGCGGGCTGTACTTCGCAGCACTGGTCAGGCAGTTGAACCCGCATCACGAGATCACCGTCTGGGAGCGCAACGCCCCGGACGACACCTTCGGGTTCGGCGTCGTGTTCAGCGACGAGACGCTCGGCGGGATCGAGGACGCGGACCCGGAGATCTACCGGCGGATGTCGGAGCAGTTCGCGCAGTGGGACGACATCGACGTCCACTTCCGGGACGCGACCTTCACCTCGGGCGGGCAGGGCTTCGCGGCGATGAGCCGCAAGGAGCTCATCCGGATCCTCCAGCGGCGGTGCGCCGACCTGGGCGTGGACGTGCGCTACCGGACCGAGGCGCCGGACGTCGACGAGCTGAGCGCCGGCTACGACCTGGTCATCGCCTCCGACGGCCTCAACTCGGCCGTGCGCGGGCGCTACGCCGGCGAGTTCGGCACCGAGCTGGACGCGCGCGACTGCAAGTACATGTGGCTCGGCACCGACCGCGTCTTCGAGGCGTTCAAGTTCTACATCCGCGAGACTCCGCACGGCGTCATGCAGATCCACGGCTACCCGTACGGCGCCGACGGCTCCACGTTCATCATCGAGATGCACGACGAGGTCTGGCGGCGCGCGGGCTTCGGGGACGTCGCCGCCACCGGCCTGCGCCCCGGGGAGAGCGACCTGGCCTCCGTCGAATACGTCACCGAGCTGTTCAGCGACGTCCTCGAGGGCCACAAGGTGCTGACCAACAACTCCAAGTGGACCAGCTTCACCACCGTGCGCAACCGCACGTGGAGGCACGGCAACATCGTGCTGCTCGGCGACGCCGCACACACGGCGCACTTCTCCATCGGATCCGGGACCAAGCTGGCAATGGAGGACGCGCTGGCACTGGCCGCCTGCCTGAGTGAGCACGACGACCTCGACGACGCACTGTGCTACTACGAGGACGAGCGGCGCCCCGTCGTCGAGTCGACGCAGCGCGCCGCGCAGGCCAGCCTGGAGTGGTTCGAGAACATCGCCGACTACACCCACCAGGATCCGACGCAGTTCGCCTTCAACATCCTCACCCGCAGCCGCCGGATCACCCACGACAACCTGCGCCTGCGCGACGCGGAGTTCGTCGAGGACCTCGACGCCTGGTACGCCGCCGACCAGCACCGCGCCGGCCACTGCGACGCGGTGCGGCAGGCGCCGCCGATGTTCCAGCCGTACCGGCTGGGCGGCCTGGAGTTGCGCAACAGGGTCTCGGTGTCCTCGATGGACATGTACAAGGCCCACGACGGCGTGCCCAACGATTTCCACCTGGCGCACCTGGGCAGCAAGGCGATGGGCGGGCCGGGGCTCGTGATGACCGAGATGATCTGCACGTCCGCGCAGGGGCGCATCACCCCCGGGTGCACCGGCCTCTACACCGCCGATCAGGAGCGCGAATGGAAGCGCATCGTCGACTTCGTGCACGCCGAGTCCGCCGCGAAGATCGGCGCGCAGATCGGGCATTCCGGCCGCAAGGGCTCGACGAAGCTGATGTGGGAGGGCATCGACCAGCCGCTGCCGGAGGGCAACTGGGAGGTCATCGCCCCGTCGCCGCTGCCGTACGCCGGGGCCAACCAGACGCCCCGGGAGATGGATGAAGCGGACATGCAGCGGGTCGTCGACGAGTTCGCCGCGGCGGCGCAGGCCGCGGACCGCGCCGGATTCGACCTGCTGGAGCTCCACCTGGCGCACGGCTACCTGCTCTCGTCGTTCCTGTCGCCGCTGACGAACCAGCGCACCGACTCCTACGGCGGCGCCCTGGAGAACCGGCTGCGCTTCCCGTTGCGCGTCGTCGACGCGGTGCGCGCGGCCTGGCCCGCGGGCAAACCCCTGTCCGCCCGCATCTCGGCCACCGACTGGGCCGAGGGCGGCAACGGGATCGACGAGGCGGTGGCCGTCTCCGAGGCTCTCGCACACCACGGGGTCGAGATGATCAACGTCTCCACGGGGCAGGTCGTCAGCACCGAGGAGCCCGCCTTCGGGCGCAGCTACCAGACGCCGTTCGCCGACCACATCCGCAACGTCGTCGGGCGCAAGCACGGGACCGCGATCGTCGCGGTCGGCGCCATCAGCTCGTGGGACGACGTCAACTCCGTGCTCCTCGCCGGCCGCGCGGACATCGTCGCGATCGGCCGCCCGCACCTGTACGACCCGCACTGGACGCTGCACGCCGCCGCCGAGCAGGACTACGCGGGGCCGGGCGCCGAATGGGTGGATCCGTTCAAGGCGGGCAGCCGCAGGCCGCCGGCCGGGCGCGCCGACCGCGACCGGCCGCGCCTCGAACTGATCCGCGAAGGCGACGCGGGCACCCGCCACCGCAGGTGGCGGCCGTGA